One Brumimicrobium sp. DNA window includes the following coding sequences:
- a CDS encoding OmpA family protein — translation MKKILAILTIFTIGYISYSQEVTFDKKNFKDDKGAFKEAEAHLKEGDRLMGIMPFPHYNAALKEYLLAQQFNPKFSILNYNIGICYLNTPQKFKALEYFQNAFKLNAGIFPDIHYYLGRGYHLKMEWDKAIEHYEAYKKVINPKDVAKGQDVQKKIFECNSGKKLVTTPVRVWIDNMGSNVNSAYPDYGMIMTADAMEIYYTSRRPNTTGGGIDEFTDGYYEDVYTSNRYNSKDWAPAKNVGTPINTKGHDAAVALNPDGSKMIVYIDDKGDGNLYESVRQEGVWSKPQKFNKEICSKYHEASAWYTPDGKQLYFISERPRSGSEPGDRDIFVATWDEAKKDWGNVQRLPDNINTPYNEDGIYVHPDGKTIYFSSKGHNSMGGYDVFKSVKQDDGSWSNPENLGYPINTPDDDVFFVVAANGRDAYMTSFREDGIGDKDLYKVTLLGPKKEPILSGEDMLLANASTPTRAIQIEPKVEVSTGNLMILKGVVRDETTREPLKANIILVDNTTGQTVAEFTSDSKTGRYLVSLPGGRNYGIAVKADGYLFHSENFEVKKEEGYKEVEKDIDLKKIDVGKSIVLRNIFFDLDKYSLRPESENELARLTALLKENPTIKIEISGHTDSRGSVAHNKTLSQNRAKAVVDYLIARGISADRLTSAGYASERPIVTDAQIAQMKRKEDREAAHQENRRTEFKIISK, via the coding sequence ATGAAGAAGATACTAGCGATACTTACGATATTCACCATTGGTTATATTTCATATTCTCAAGAAGTAACCTTTGACAAGAAGAATTTTAAAGATGATAAAGGAGCTTTCAAAGAAGCCGAAGCTCATTTGAAAGAAGGTGATAGACTAATGGGCATTATGCCTTTTCCTCACTATAATGCTGCCTTAAAGGAATATTTATTAGCACAACAGTTTAATCCAAAATTTTCTATTTTAAACTACAATATTGGAATATGTTATTTGAATACTCCTCAGAAGTTTAAAGCATTAGAATATTTTCAGAATGCTTTTAAATTAAACGCAGGGATTTTTCCAGACATTCATTACTATCTTGGAAGAGGTTACCATTTAAAAATGGAATGGGATAAGGCTATTGAGCATTATGAAGCATATAAGAAAGTGATTAATCCAAAAGATGTAGCTAAAGGTCAGGATGTTCAGAAGAAAATATTTGAATGTAACTCCGGTAAAAAATTAGTAACTACTCCTGTGCGTGTTTGGATTGATAACATGGGTTCAAATGTGAATTCAGCTTATCCTGATTATGGGATGATTATGACGGCTGATGCTATGGAAATTTACTATACAAGCCGACGACCTAACACAACAGGTGGTGGAATTGATGAGTTTACAGATGGATATTATGAAGATGTATATACTTCCAATAGATACAATTCTAAAGATTGGGCTCCAGCAAAAAACGTAGGGACGCCTATTAATACAAAAGGTCACGATGCGGCAGTTGCATTAAATCCTGATGGAAGTAAGATGATTGTATATATTGATGATAAAGGAGATGGGAATTTGTATGAGAGTGTAAGGCAAGAAGGTGTATGGAGTAAACCTCAAAAATTCAATAAAGAGATTTGCAGTAAATACCATGAAGCTTCTGCTTGGTACACTCCAGATGGTAAACAACTCTATTTTATTAGTGAACGCCCACGTTCAGGGAGTGAACCGGGAGACCGTGATATTTTTGTAGCAACATGGGATGAGGCTAAAAAAGATTGGGGGAATGTGCAACGTTTACCAGATAATATAAATACTCCATACAACGAGGATGGAATCTATGTACACCCTGATGGAAAAACAATCTATTTCTCTTCTAAAGGTCACAATTCCATGGGAGGATATGATGTATTTAAATCTGTTAAACAAGATGATGGATCTTGGTCTAATCCCGAAAACTTAGGTTATCCAATCAATACCCCAGATGACGACGTTTTCTTTGTTGTCGCGGCAAACGGACGAGATGCCTACATGACCTCTTTTAGAGAAGATGGAATTGGTGATAAGGATTTGTATAAAGTTACTTTATTAGGTCCTAAGAAAGAGCCTATTTTAAGTGGGGAGGACATGCTTCTAGCCAATGCAAGCACACCAACACGTGCTATCCAAATAGAGCCTAAAGTAGAAGTTTCAACAGGAAATTTAATGATTCTAAAAGGAGTTGTTCGAGATGAAACAACCCGAGAGCCATTAAAAGCAAACATTATTTTAGTTGACAATACTACCGGACAAACAGTTGCTGAATTCACTTCTGACAGTAAAACTGGGCGTTATTTGGTTTCCCTGCCAGGTGGAAGAAACTATGGTATCGCAGTTAAGGCTGACGGTTACTTGTTCCACTCTGAAAACTTTGAAGTAAAAAAAGAAGAGGGATACAAAGAAGTTGAAAAAGACATAGATTTAAAGAAAATTGATGTGGGTAAATCTATCGTATTACGTAACATTTTCTTTGATTTAGATAAATATTCACTACGTCCAGAATCTGAGAATGAACTTGCTCGTTTAACTGCTTTATTGAAGGAGAATCCAACCATTAAAATTGAAATTAGTGGTCATACCGACTCCAGAGGTTCTGTTGCTCACAATAAAACATTGTCTCAAAATAGAGCAAAAGCAGTGGTTGATTATTTAATTGCTCGTGGTATTAGTGCGGATCGTTTAACTTCGGCAGGATATGCTTCTGAACGCCCTATTGTAACCGATGCTCAAATTGCTCAAATGAAACGAAAAGAAGATCGTGAGGCTGCTCACCAAGAAAATAGACGTACTGAGTTTAAGATTATCTCTAAATAA
- a CDS encoding tetratricopeptide repeat protein, with product MNLYKLSITMLLTFSSFCLLAQEEEEVKMVVASNVEIDSTAIKPEAQEAYNQGISAFESKNYRVAIEQFEKAISISPNFYEAYKNLANTYLANNNSEQAKNTFIHIAELDKNSGEPFYEIGLMAESQDSLETAISFYTKAIERQSGEKKYYYQRGIQYFKLEKYDDAITDFSKVILIDPKAADAYNDRGSAYKLSGNIDKAISDYNTAAEVNKKSGLAYNNLGSLYREQKKYDLAIKSYDKAILIESDNYLAWNNRGYAKYEKGDYQDAITDFKKVNQLKPEYAIGFNNLAGVYMAMEDYNKVVEYSTKAIKLDENYGAAFYNRAIAYEMLRKEIEACKDWSTAADLGVHVANQHYEKNGCKSLIEK from the coding sequence ATGAATTTATACAAATTGAGTATTACCATGCTGCTCACTTTTTCAAGCTTTTGTTTACTAGCTCAAGAAGAAGAGGAAGTAAAAATGGTTGTTGCTTCCAATGTGGAAATTGATTCTACAGCTATTAAACCTGAAGCACAAGAGGCCTATAATCAAGGGATTTCTGCATTTGAAAGTAAAAACTATCGAGTTGCTATTGAGCAATTTGAAAAGGCAATTAGCATTTCCCCTAATTTTTATGAAGCGTATAAAAACTTAGCTAATACCTATTTAGCTAATAATAATTCTGAACAAGCCAAGAATACATTTATACACATTGCCGAATTAGACAAAAACTCTGGGGAACCGTTCTATGAAATTGGCTTGATGGCAGAATCACAAGATAGTCTTGAAACAGCAATTAGCTTCTACACAAAAGCCATTGAACGTCAATCTGGAGAAAAGAAATATTATTATCAGCGTGGAATTCAATATTTTAAACTTGAAAAATATGATGATGCAATTACAGATTTTTCCAAAGTAATTTTAATAGACCCAAAGGCTGCTGATGCATATAACGATAGAGGAAGTGCTTACAAGTTAAGTGGCAATATTGATAAAGCTATTAGTGATTACAATACAGCAGCTGAAGTAAACAAAAAATCAGGATTAGCCTATAATAATTTAGGAAGTTTATACCGTGAGCAAAAGAAATATGATTTAGCTATTAAGAGTTATGACAAAGCCATTTTGATTGAATCAGATAATTATTTAGCATGGAATAATAGAGGATATGCAAAATATGAAAAAGGAGATTATCAAGATGCTATTACTGATTTTAAAAAGGTGAATCAATTAAAGCCAGAATATGCAATTGGTTTTAATAATCTAGCAGGTGTTTACATGGCTATGGAAGACTATAATAAAGTAGTGGAATATAGTACCAAAGCTATCAAGTTAGACGAAAACTATGGTGCCGCTTTTTATAACAGAGCAATTGCATACGAAATGTTGAGAAAAGAGATAGAAGCATGTAAAGATTGGAGTACTGCCGCTGATTTAGGCGTACATGTAGCTAATCAGCACTATGAAAAAAATGGTTGTAAAAGTTTAATTGAGAAATAA